From the Streptomyces sp. Tu 2975 genome, one window contains:
- a CDS encoding DUF2087 domain-containing protein produces MSDQGTRTAHSVHALFSHGRLTAIPRKPARREQLLVHLAGTLFERDRDYTEREVNDALRTVHDDCAALRRYLVVAGLLTRTKDGGSYRRGR; encoded by the coding sequence ATGTCCGATCAAGGAACCAGAACCGCTCACAGCGTGCACGCGCTCTTCTCCCACGGCCGGCTGACCGCGATCCCCCGCAAGCCGGCCCGCCGCGAGCAGCTGCTCGTGCACCTCGCGGGGACGCTCTTCGAACGGGACCGCGACTACACCGAACGCGAGGTCAACGACGCTCTGCGCACCGTGCACGACGACTGCGCGGCGCTGCGCCGCTATCTGGTGGTGGCGGGTCTGCTGACCCGCACGAAGGACGGCGGCAGCTACCGGCGGGGCCGGTGA